The following are encoded in a window of Cystobacter ferrugineus genomic DNA:
- a CDS encoding AHH domain-containing protein: MGNHLSDAGKLPARLKRSSDYRDKGYKHIKGNGGRKSVYADLDVIQGVLLTRRTTTRDKGVVKKGSRAHARRYTFTYGNNFQIGKSPYANQGHHLLPEEAFSDKFFDSNQFRMLQGVDYNINNGENIIFLPAREEDTAFHLLPFHQGPHPDYTRQVDADMQDVKDVLDKALAKDKKHKKWNPPEDLKDKLMKLQEDYWDMLVAAGPIPINKFVKPAAKKKGLTKSKKP, encoded by the coding sequence ATGGGAAACCACCTCTCGGACGCGGGCAAGCTGCCAGCACGACTCAAGCGCTCTAGCGATTACCGGGACAAGGGCTACAAGCACATCAAGGGCAATGGGGGTCGGAAGAGCGTCTACGCGGACCTCGATGTCATCCAGGGCGTGCTCCTGACGCGTCGCACGACAACCCGCGACAAGGGGGTGGTAAAGAAGGGCAGCAGGGCCCACGCGCGGCGCTACACCTTCACGTATGGCAACAACTTCCAGATCGGCAAGTCCCCGTACGCGAACCAGGGGCACCACCTGCTTCCGGAAGAGGCGTTCTCCGACAAGTTCTTCGACAGCAACCAGTTCCGGATGCTCCAGGGGGTGGACTACAACATCAACAACGGGGAGAACATCATCTTCCTCCCCGCCAGGGAGGAAGACACGGCGTTCCATCTTCTGCCGTTCCACCAGGGCCCCCATCCGGACTACACCCGCCAGGTCGACGCGGATATGCAGGATGTCAAGGACGTTCTGGACAAGGCCCTGGCGAAGGACAAGAAGCACAAGAAGTGGAACCCTCCCGAGGATCTCAAGGACAAGCTGATGAAGCTCCAGGAGGACTACTGGGACATGCTGGTGGCCGCCGGTCCCATCCCCATCAACAAGTTCGTGAAGCCCGCCGCCAAAAAGAAGGGCCTCACGAAGAGCAAGAAGCCCTGA
- a CDS encoding Imm49 family immunity protein, producing the protein MLQMDLIRENALTAVEELEEGLRQPLTPLQREELLTRLSTYRRIAAISALLAEGDVPVFRHDLRLSATARRELLLSSPESAAPSRFRCASRVEPLFDALAAGEIGLVRDIAQYSPHRWVVDEEFEDDFRYADFLREHLLAGAKTPSPGEERALAAFQKCSGDSGSPRIAVCEAISNRDQDAFDAALEDLLVERAAEFRNAGPPLHPQRFHTERHVFIEGLALLRLAEDRGLSTQPEYRMMPGLARR; encoded by the coding sequence ATGCTCCAGATGGATCTCATTCGCGAGAACGCGCTCACAGCGGTCGAGGAACTCGAGGAAGGCCTTCGCCAACCTCTCACGCCCCTTCAGCGCGAGGAGCTGCTGACCCGGCTTTCCACCTATCGCCGCATTGCCGCCATCAGCGCGTTGCTGGCAGAGGGCGACGTCCCGGTCTTCCGCCACGATCTGCGCCTGTCCGCGACGGCGCGCCGGGAGTTGCTGCTCTCCAGTCCGGAGTCGGCGGCGCCGAGCCGGTTCCGCTGCGCCAGCCGGGTGGAACCCCTGTTCGACGCGCTCGCCGCCGGTGAGATAGGCCTCGTCCGCGACATCGCCCAGTATTCCCCGCACCGCTGGGTGGTGGACGAGGAGTTCGAGGACGACTTCCGCTACGCCGACTTCCTTCGCGAGCACCTGCTCGCGGGCGCGAAGACCCCTTCCCCGGGTGAGGAGCGGGCACTCGCGGCCTTCCAGAAATGCTCCGGCGACAGTGGATCCCCGCGGATTGCAGTGTGTGAGGCGATCTCCAATCGGGACCAGGACGCATTCGATGCCGCCCTGGAGGACCTGCTCGTCGAGCGCGCTGCGGAATTCCGGAACGCGGGCCCACCCCTCCATCCCCAGCGCTTCCACACCGAGCGCCACGTCTTCATCGAGGGACTGGCCCTGCTGCGGCTGGCCGAGGATCGCGGTCTGAGCACGCAGCCTGAGTACCGGATGATGCCGGGCTTGGCCCGGCGCTGA
- a CDS encoding imm11 family protein, which yields MSYYPWVNDEEDESFAWLDSHRKEELDGKGYLLKEGVPCKDWFPEGLIFDLSKEGGSKLTDSIPNTSALLVVSEKLRGILERETAKGTIEFLPVRLRTPRKKVLDAPYFIANVLGTVACMDAKKSDFTMDPISKDQVHRFRRLVLQEKKIPKDTKIFRLAERSRLILVRENLGQTILDEDCTGMFFQELDDYGSEFRKRASS from the coding sequence GTGAGCTACTATCCCTGGGTGAATGACGAGGAGGACGAGTCCTTCGCGTGGCTGGACTCGCACCGGAAGGAAGAACTGGATGGAAAGGGCTACCTGCTGAAGGAGGGAGTGCCCTGCAAGGATTGGTTTCCGGAGGGACTCATCTTCGACCTATCGAAGGAGGGGGGCAGCAAGCTGACGGACAGCATCCCCAATACCTCCGCCCTGCTCGTGGTGTCCGAGAAGCTCAGGGGCATCCTGGAGAGGGAGACGGCAAAGGGCACCATCGAGTTCCTGCCGGTGCGTCTGCGCACACCGCGCAAGAAGGTGCTGGACGCGCCCTACTTCATCGCCAACGTGCTGGGCACCGTGGCCTGCATGGATGCCAAGAAGTCCGACTTCACGATGGATCCCATCAGCAAGGATCAGGTGCACCGTTTCCGTCGGCTGGTGCTCCAGGAAAAGAAGATCCCCAAGGACACGAAGATCTTCCGGCTGGCGGAGAGGTCCCGGCTCATCCTCGTCCGGGAAAACCTGGGGCAGACCATCCTGGACGAGGACTGCACCGGGATGTTCTTCCAGGAGCTGGACGATTACGGCTCCGAGTTCCGCAAGCGAGCCAGCTCGTAG
- a CDS encoding DUF6484 domain-containing protein, with product MSSPDDYSTPDKVARSESQQPILGARVGRLVGVSLAGLPLVQFEGCPGPVPARSFVALDVAQLRAAAGEQRQVVLLFEGGDPARPLLVAMEQDSDTPSLLDQLLEEAARPRGSETNAPVETAPATAAVAKTAVPEERLVLGAQRELVLQVGEASITLRRDGTILLRGVRVESRASGLQLIRGGKIELN from the coding sequence ATGTCTTCGCCTGACGATTACAGCACGCCTGACAAGGTCGCCCGCTCCGAGTCGCAGCAGCCCATCCTCGGGGCTCGTGTCGGCCGGCTTGTTGGTGTCAGCCTGGCAGGTCTGCCCCTGGTGCAGTTCGAAGGCTGTCCCGGGCCGGTTCCGGCCCGGAGCTTCGTTGCGCTCGACGTGGCACAGCTCCGCGCGGCCGCGGGGGAGCAGAGGCAGGTCGTACTGCTCTTCGAAGGGGGTGACCCAGCGCGGCCCTTGCTCGTCGCCATGGAGCAGGACTCTGATACTCCTTCACTGCTGGACCAACTCTTGGAGGAGGCGGCTCGGCCCAGGGGCTCCGAGACCAACGCGCCCGTTGAAACCGCGCCCGCCACGGCGGCCGTGGCGAAGACCGCCGTGCCGGAGGAACGCCTGGTGCTGGGAGCGCAGCGGGAACTCGTCCTGCAGGTGGGCGAGGCGAGCATCACGCTGCGCAGGGACGGCACCATCCTCCTGCGAGGCGTCCGGGTGGAGAGCCGCGCCTCGGGGCTCCAACTCATCCGCGGTGGTAAAATCGAGCTGAACTAA